The Aedes albopictus strain Foshan chromosome 2, AalbF5, whole genome shotgun sequence region GATGATATTTTTTGGTCTTTTTTTTTACTACGTGACTCCTGCTCTAAAGCACTTGAGAACATCTGTCAATGAATAAAGAATAACGGAATGGCATCACTTCTTCCTCCTTCTCTGGTCACCCAATCAAGAAAGCATGGACAGAACACAAACACGCTCACCCTTCGCCGAAGccgcaaaaacaaaacaacgcaaAACAAATCGCCATATCATAACGGAAAACAGCCCTTCCGAATAGTCATCATTTGCAAACAACTGATTGGCCTTATCAAAAAAGAAACCAGGCACCGATGCTCCTCACATCATTCAACAGCCCGCCACATCCACCGTTGTTCTCACTTTTTTCAATCAATGACGATTGACTACCTTTATTCTATCGCAGCCATCTCAACAGTCTCATCTCCATCCTTAGCCGCTCCATCTTACCTTCTTCTCAACACAAGCTAACACAAGCAACACTTCGGATTCGGACCAATTCACACAGATTCAGATCCGATTTTACACTTTTCCCGTTTTCCTCTTTCTCCTCGTCGCCAGATGTAGTGACCGACATCGGCCGGAATCCTTCCCTGAATCGGAAGCGGATAAAACGAGAGATCCGGATCCCCCAACTCAACCTTTCCCCGCCACTATCTTCTACACACTCCCCGTTCGCGCTCCTCCTTCCTCACACTCCCTGCTGTCAATCCTCCACCAATGTATCTAACTTCCTAGGTCAGCTTGATGCATTACTATGCTGATATTAGTAAGCATGGCATTGGACCCTACACACCCGGTGggtcgagagacgaaccagccaagggctgaaagtctctcaaataaagctaaatcaatcaaccggtgggtcgatgcagctcgctttgctttttgttttttttttttggtagagaGAAAGGGAAACAATCAAATATTGGGTatactagggtaaaagctcccttagtggaggtagtaccaatagtggtggtagtggcaatttagcactatttcgacaaAAAAGCTtgtaaatgacatttttaatagatgcatcatacctaattaataacattgattaagttttgtgttcaggatttgccgaaaaaactattttaaacaattattttccttatttgttttgctcctttgcacctatagtggtggtagcatagactaatttcaagacctcgatgtaccaaagaaaacgatcaaattttgtgtgtccagtccggtacccaataatattcataaccgtgtattttttttccgtgtaaattgccttttgtgtaaattatatttagcgtgttacactgatctgacagctctgagagtgagggactaaacataaattacgtaaagtgggtacccgaggattgttcacaatctgcgaacttgactgcggaaaaaatcgcaaccatgacgccgttggtggtagtgttcctatagtggtgggtcccataagaattcaatgggttgcgccactataggaaccaatattaaattttacctccataataggaaccgtgtacctatagttggtgcaagtgatttattagcaaaaagtgaaataaacaatggtttttacatttttttctaacaaatttaagtgaaatgctactgattaacgttttcagactttttattttgtggttttatcaattttattcaattattttactataaggagctactaatagcaccactattggtacatttaccctatagtAAGTATAAACGATATACCTACTGTTGAGTAATAATAAACCCAAAAAATAGTTACTTTTAGCTCTCCGTGCGAAATAAAACTACTGGCAGCACTGGTAAGACGTTAGGTAGGCGAACCGAACGGAAAAACGAATcaaaacagaaataaaaaaaacaattccatGTTTTGTTCAGTTTCCTTTCGTACTCGACGCGGTTCAGCTCGTGAATTAAACATAAGATTTTTTATTCGATGGCGTAAAATCGTCAGTGATTAAGTGCAATATTTTTACCTGACAACAGCTCCCAACAAACCAGGAGCATCATCATGACCGATTCGGATGACAGCGCTTCCCGGTTTTCGGACCTATACAAGAACAAATCCCGCGGCCGGGAACAGCACCAATCGGAACGTCGACGCACTCTTCTCGAAGAACAAAAACGTCTTCGCCAGACGGAAGTGGACAGTTCCCGACCGGGCTTGCTGGAACTGATCGAAGCGGAGGGCACAGATTCGGAATGCTCGTCGGATTATCCGACACAGCGGTACCGGCGCAAAGTTTGGTTCAGCAAACTGTACCGCGATAAGGTGCAACTCTCCGAGTGGATGTACGAAAAGCCGGATGATCTGGACAGTTGGTTCCTAGTGCCGTGCCCGGTTGGAATCCGATGTCTGCTGGTGCTGAGGAAAGGCTATGCCGTTGCCTACGGAAAAACCGGCCGATCGATAACACGGTTCGCCACCCGGCTGGGCAAGAGGCACTGCGTGACGGTTCTGGACTGTTTCCTGACCAAGAAGAGAATTTTTTACGCATTGGATATGCTAGTCTATAAGGAAATGGATCTGGTGCAGTGCGAGTGCGAGTTTCGGTTCCAATGGCTGCGATCCAAAGTGGAGGAGGAAAATATGCAGGAGCGGTTTTGTACGGGTACAACACCGGAGAACCGGTGGCAGCTGGAACTGCTACCTGTGTTCGATTTCAAGACAAGGGACCAGGTTGAGGAGGGCTTATCTAGGTAAATATTAAATTGGTAGTGGTAAATTCGAGATAACATGGGCTTAAAAATCACCAAGTTTTTGGGGGGGGGATGTATTCAAGGGCGCTAACAGAGTTCG contains the following coding sequences:
- the LOC134287422 gene encoding snurportin-1-like, which translates into the protein MTDSDDSASRFSDLYKNKSRGREQHQSERRRTLLEEQKRLRQTEVDSSRPGLLELIEAEGTDSECSSDYPTQRYRRKVWFSKLYRDKVQLSEWMYEKPDDLDSWFLVPCPVGIRCLLVLRKGYAVAYGKTGRSITRFATRLGKRHCVTVLDCFLTKKRIFYALDMLVYKEMDLVQCECEFRFQWLRSKVEEENMQERFCTGTTPENRWQLELLPVFDFKTRDQVEEGLSRYPMFNDTGLDGFLFYHKESNYIYGRTPLVTWLFPFMVPDVLGSEWGHVMHHKYLQQKPNGYQEQGYRAYMDEFDAKLQNKQSQRTSGRVSHMEEGEDEVRQGGDVASWEKMDAVPVGGDDGYADEDWQRKELDEIRRLEMEG